From a single Sinorhizobium sp. RAC02 genomic region:
- a CDS encoding ATP-binding cassette domain-containing protein, which yields MPETASITPAVSVRNLRKSFGALEVLKGISFDAREGEVVSVLGSSGSGKSTMLRCINMLEVPTEGEIHIKGEAIRLKNGRHGRQPADVRQLSRLCTNVAMVFQSFNLWSHMTILENLMEAPVHVQKRPKAECREEALDLLAKVGIADKRDYYPAHLSGGQQQRAAIARALAMRPKVMLFDEPTSALDPELVGEVLRVMRALADEGRTMLVVTHEMAFARDVSNRVIFLHQGQIEEDGAPSEVFTAPRSERFRKFISSHG from the coding sequence ATGCCTGAAACCGCATCCATCACGCCCGCCGTTTCCGTCCGCAACCTGCGCAAGAGTTTTGGCGCACTGGAAGTGCTGAAGGGGATTTCCTTCGATGCGCGGGAAGGCGAGGTGGTTTCCGTGCTCGGCTCCTCGGGCTCCGGCAAATCCACGATGCTGCGCTGCATCAACATGCTGGAAGTGCCGACCGAGGGTGAAATCCATATCAAGGGCGAAGCGATCCGCCTGAAGAACGGCCGCCATGGCCGCCAGCCCGCCGATGTCAGGCAGCTGAGCCGCCTGTGCACCAATGTCGCCATGGTGTTCCAGAGCTTCAATCTCTGGTCTCACATGACCATCCTTGAAAACCTCATGGAAGCGCCTGTCCATGTGCAGAAGCGACCGAAGGCGGAATGCCGCGAGGAGGCTTTGGATCTGCTCGCCAAGGTCGGCATCGCCGACAAGCGCGACTATTACCCGGCGCATCTTTCCGGTGGGCAGCAGCAGCGCGCGGCCATTGCAAGGGCGCTCGCCATGCGGCCGAAGGTCATGCTCTTCGACGAGCCGACTTCGGCACTCGACCCGGAACTGGTGGGAGAGGTGCTGCGCGTCATGCGCGCGCTTGCCGACGAGGGGCGCACCATGCTGGTCGTGACCCACGAGATGGCCTTTGCCCGCGATGTCTCCAACCGCGTCATCTTCCTGCACCAGGGGCAGATCGAAGAGGACGGCGCGCCGTCGGAGGTCTTCACCGCGCCGCGCTCGGAGCGCTTCCGCAAGTTCATCTCCTCGCACGGCTAG